A section of the Subtercola frigoramans genome encodes:
- a CDS encoding NAD(P)/FAD-dependent oxidoreductase: MAEFVGGDDAAGGGRADCDLIVVGGGPVGLAAAIGARQRGLSVVVVEPRSLPLDKACGEGLMPGAMAELARLGVEVDGHTITGIAYRQGLGPRFATHDFEGPSGRGVRRTALSGALVQRALSCGVTFVDAKVTALVQDARGVTVSLGGGSGIRSRWLFGCDGLHSPVRRMAGLEAAPRRRLVPARRRYGLRRHFSVTPWSDRVEVFWARRCEVYVTPVGGATIGVAILGGRGLDFDQVIASIPALAARLDGAEPDSTLQGAGPLRQRVRRHGVGRVLLVGDASGYVDALTGEGLRVGLAQAAGAVAAIAGAAREPVDVNRAYEHAWSRASRGANTLTAGLLALAHSPFRRLVVPISAAFPAVFGAAVERIAR, from the coding sequence ATGGCGGAGTTTGTGGGCGGCGACGATGCTGCCGGCGGGGGCCGTGCCGACTGCGACCTGATTGTGGTCGGTGGTGGGCCCGTCGGCCTGGCGGCCGCCATTGGTGCGCGTCAGCGGGGCTTGAGTGTTGTGGTCGTCGAACCCCGTTCGCTGCCGCTGGACAAGGCCTGCGGTGAGGGACTCATGCCCGGAGCCATGGCTGAGCTGGCACGGCTCGGGGTGGAGGTCGACGGGCACACGATCACCGGCATCGCGTATCGACAGGGTTTGGGCCCCCGATTCGCCACGCATGACTTCGAAGGTCCATCGGGCAGGGGAGTGCGGCGCACAGCGCTGTCCGGTGCCCTGGTGCAGCGGGCGCTCTCGTGCGGGGTCACGTTCGTCGACGCCAAGGTGACGGCGCTGGTTCAGGATGCCCGGGGAGTGACGGTCTCGCTCGGCGGAGGTTCGGGCATCCGGAGCCGGTGGTTGTTCGGCTGTGACGGACTTCACTCGCCGGTACGGCGAATGGCTGGGCTCGAGGCGGCACCCAGGCGCAGGCTCGTGCCGGCTCGGCGACGATACGGCCTTCGGCGGCACTTCAGCGTGACGCCGTGGAGCGATCGGGTCGAGGTCTTCTGGGCCCGAAGGTGTGAGGTCTACGTGACGCCGGTTGGCGGCGCAACGATCGGCGTGGCGATCTTGGGTGGCCGGGGACTCGACTTCGACCAGGTGATCGCCTCGATTCCGGCGCTCGCTGCGCGCCTGGATGGTGCAGAGCCGGATTCGACCCTGCAGGGCGCCGGCCCGCTTCGCCAGCGCGTGAGACGTCATGGCGTCGGCCGCGTGTTGTTGGTGGGCGACGCCTCGGGCTATGTCGACGCACTCACCGGCGAAGGCCTGCGGGTGGGTCTTGCCCAGGCGGCGGGGGCCGTGGCTGCCATAGCCGGGGCCGCGCGCGAGCCTGTCGATGTGAATCGAGCCTACGAACACGCGTGGTCCCGTGCATCGCGCGGTGCGAACACGCTCACGGCAGGGCTTCTCGCCTTGGCACATTCCCCGTTCCGGCGACTGGTGGTGCCGATTTCTGCGGCCTTTCCTGCCGTGTTCGGTGCCGCCGTCGAACGAATTGCCCGCTGA
- a CDS encoding type III polyketide synthase — protein MPRISGVAAAFPPHSYTQSEITELLGPIITDNPSKRALLNRLHTNSKVNTRHLVMPYDWYKNSSLNFTLTNNTFITAAVGLAEEATLGALAKASLKPEDVDFIVFTSVTGISAPSVDALVALRLGFRPDVKRMPMFGLGCVAGAAGIARLNDYLLGHPNDVALLISVELCSLTVQRGDDSMGNLVASGLFGDGSAAVVMVGSERAKALPVTGPDVLDTRSRLYPGTEDVLGFNPGESGFRIVLTAGVADVIDEHFDADVVGFLDDHELAVSDVEVWMAHPGGPRVLNAFASALSLPDGALDVSWESMGAKGNMSSASILHVLSETLDQQKFTPGDKGMLFALGPGVCAEIVLMKWPDDELQEL, from the coding sequence ATGCCAAGAATATCGGGAGTTGCCGCAGCCTTTCCCCCTCATTCCTACACCCAGTCTGAAATAACGGAGCTTCTTGGTCCGATCATCACAGACAACCCGTCGAAGCGAGCGCTGCTCAATCGCTTGCACACCAATAGCAAGGTGAATACCCGTCACCTCGTCATGCCGTACGACTGGTACAAGAACAGCAGCCTGAACTTCACCCTCACCAACAACACCTTCATCACCGCTGCCGTCGGGCTTGCCGAAGAGGCAACCCTCGGTGCGCTCGCGAAGGCCTCGTTGAAGCCCGAAGACGTCGATTTCATCGTCTTCACCTCCGTGACTGGTATCTCCGCTCCGTCTGTCGACGCTCTCGTCGCGCTCCGACTCGGGTTTCGGCCCGATGTCAAACGCATGCCCATGTTCGGTCTCGGATGTGTGGCCGGAGCGGCAGGAATCGCCCGCCTCAACGACTACCTCCTCGGGCACCCGAACGACGTGGCCCTGCTGATCTCAGTCGAGCTCTGCTCCCTGACTGTTCAGCGGGGGGATGACTCGATGGGAAACCTCGTGGCCAGTGGGCTCTTCGGTGACGGTTCGGCCGCCGTGGTCATGGTCGGCTCCGAACGGGCGAAGGCACTGCCGGTCACCGGGCCAGACGTGCTCGACACGCGCAGCAGGCTCTACCCGGGAACGGAAGATGTGCTCGGCTTCAATCCCGGCGAGAGCGGGTTCCGCATCGTGCTGACGGCGGGAGTGGCTGACGTGATCGACGAACATTTCGATGCCGACGTCGTCGGATTCCTCGACGACCACGAACTCGCGGTGTCCGACGTGGAGGTGTGGATGGCTCATCCGGGAGGCCCGAGGGTGCTGAATGCCTTCGCGAGCGCGCTGAGCCTGCCAGACGGTGCCCTCGATGTCAGCTGGGAGTCGATGGGAGCAAAGGGCAACATGTCTTCGGCCTCCATACTCCACGTACTCTCGGAGACGCTCGATCAGCAGAAGTTCACTCCGGGCGACAAGGGCATGTTGTTCGCCCTCGGCCCGGGTGTGTGCGCCGAGATCGTGCTCATGAAGTGGCCTGACGACGAGTTGCAGGAGCTGTAA
- a CDS encoding GAP family protein, whose amino-acid sequence MAGVIGHILPLALAVALSSIPIIAVILILLSPTPPAVGIAFMIGFTAGVFLVVSVLSVGFRLIPQPTASNPPFWQGLVEILAGIVLTVYASISWYRASKSDMDPSLPKWMSALNHLNLFSAVGVGFALAFRPKNLLLSIAAGVEIGSAGLGVAESLIPLGIFTVVGVCTVAGPVVGYTLLGKKMEDTLNATREWVVRNNHSVTSVVLIMAGVVILGAGIARL is encoded by the coding sequence ATGGCAGGGGTGATCGGGCACATTCTTCCGCTGGCCCTTGCGGTCGCGCTCAGCTCCATTCCCATCATCGCTGTCATCCTCATTCTGCTTTCCCCCACTCCCCCCGCGGTGGGAATCGCGTTCATGATCGGGTTCACTGCCGGCGTCTTCCTCGTCGTCAGTGTTCTCAGCGTCGGGTTCCGCCTGATACCGCAGCCGACCGCGTCGAACCCGCCGTTCTGGCAGGGCCTGGTGGAGATCCTCGCGGGAATCGTCTTGACGGTCTACGCGAGCATCTCGTGGTACCGCGCGTCGAAGAGCGACATGGATCCGAGCCTTCCGAAGTGGATGTCAGCGCTGAACCATCTCAATCTGTTCAGCGCGGTGGGCGTCGGGTTCGCACTGGCGTTCCGGCCGAAGAACCTCCTGCTGTCGATCGCAGCCGGTGTGGAGATCGGCAGTGCCGGGCTGGGTGTAGCCGAGTCACTGATCCCTCTCGGTATCTTCACCGTGGTCGGCGTCTGCACCGTCGCCGGCCCCGTGGTCGGTTACACCCTTCTCGGCAAGAAGATGGAAGACACCCTCAACGCGACCCGGGAGTGGGTCGTGCGCAACAACCACAGCGTGACGAGCGTGGTGCTCATCATGGCCGGGGTGGTCATCCTCGGTGCCGGAATCGCCCGCCTCTAG
- a CDS encoding GNAT family N-acetyltransferase yields the protein MSIVVRPVSPADETQLLRLNNAAVPAVNELDEAALRAILSDSHLSIAVVDERDLQTVLGFVVTFVAGAPYDSENYRWFETRSDDFLYVDRIVVADGHRGRKLGQVLYSAVFEAARDARRREVFCEVNLQPPNPGSLAFHGRLGFSEVGQQATKGGTVVVSLMAAQVAGR from the coding sequence ATGAGTATTGTCGTTCGCCCGGTGTCGCCCGCCGATGAAACCCAGCTGCTGAGACTGAACAACGCCGCCGTGCCCGCGGTCAACGAACTCGATGAGGCGGCGCTCCGGGCGATCCTCAGTGACAGCCATCTCTCGATTGCCGTCGTCGACGAGCGTGACCTGCAGACCGTGCTCGGGTTCGTGGTGACCTTCGTGGCCGGTGCTCCCTACGACAGCGAGAACTATCGCTGGTTCGAGACCAGGTCAGACGACTTTCTCTATGTGGACCGGATCGTGGTGGCAGACGGCCACCGGGGCAGAAAGCTCGGGCAGGTGCTCTATTCGGCGGTGTTCGAGGCGGCTCGGGATGCCCGTCGGCGAGAGGTCTTCTGCGAGGTGAACCTGCAGCCACCCAACCCGGGCTCGCTCGCCTTCCACGGCCGCCTCGGGTTCAGCGAGGTCGGGCAGCAGGCCACGAAGGGCGGCACGGTCGTGGTGTCGCTGATGGCCGCTCAGGTCGCTGGCCGCTGA
- a CDS encoding isoprenylcysteine carboxyl methyltransferase family protein has product MLLYALLIFATGGERFVELGVSSRNAAWAFARGGVEFGKRHFPFMVILHTSMLVACLAEVFLLQRAFTPWLGYPMLVIALASQGLRWWCIGTLGKRWNTRVIVVPGLPLVNKGPYRWFRHPNYVAVVAEGIALPLVYNAWITALVFTVVNLVLLLRFRIPVEERALAYGLAKSGVTG; this is encoded by the coding sequence GTGCTGCTCTACGCTCTGCTGATCTTCGCCACCGGTGGCGAGCGATTCGTTGAGCTTGGAGTCTCCTCGCGGAATGCGGCCTGGGCCTTCGCCAGGGGAGGAGTCGAGTTCGGCAAGCGCCACTTTCCGTTCATGGTGATCCTGCACACGAGCATGCTGGTGGCGTGCCTCGCAGAGGTGTTCCTGCTTCAACGCGCGTTCACGCCGTGGCTCGGGTACCCGATGCTGGTGATCGCTCTCGCGTCGCAGGGACTTCGCTGGTGGTGCATCGGCACTCTCGGAAAGCGGTGGAATACCAGGGTGATCGTGGTGCCCGGCCTTCCCCTTGTGAACAAAGGGCCGTACCGCTGGTTCAGGCACCCCAACTATGTGGCGGTGGTCGCAGAGGGCATCGCCCTTCCCCTGGTCTACAACGCCTGGATCACCGCCCTGGTCTTCACTGTGGTGAACCTCGTCCTGCTCCTTCGGTTTCGCATCCCCGTCGAAGAACGTGCTCTGGCGTATGGCCTGGCCAAGTCCGGGGTGACGGGCTGA
- a CDS encoding nitroreductase/quinone reductase family protein, with translation MKAMESSHRFVQWITRGRVGWSINQMPVIELTTIGRRSGERRATMLTSPFHDGDLYVVVASRGGDDRHPAWFLNLESNPNVDVVIGGAPSKPMNARVATPEERARLWPVITKRYANYAGYQMKTTREIPLVLLEPRPTGPIAG, from the coding sequence ATGAAGGCCATGGAGTCGTCGCACCGCTTCGTGCAGTGGATCACCCGGGGTCGCGTCGGCTGGTCGATCAACCAGATGCCGGTGATCGAGCTCACGACCATCGGGCGTCGAAGTGGCGAGAGACGGGCCACGATGCTGACGTCTCCGTTTCACGACGGCGATCTGTACGTCGTCGTCGCCTCGCGCGGTGGTGACGACAGGCATCCGGCCTGGTTCCTGAACCTCGAGAGCAACCCGAACGTCGACGTGGTGATCGGGGGAGCGCCGTCGAAGCCGATGAATGCCCGCGTGGCGACGCCCGAGGAACGCGCGCGCCTGTGGCCGGTCATTACGAAGCGTTACGCCAACTACGCGGGGTACCAGATGAAGACGACGCGCGAGATCCCGCTCGTTTTGCTGGAGCCCAGGCCGACCGGGCCAATCGCAGGCTGA
- a CDS encoding MFS transporter: MHTTAPPFERTRPWFMLALGLFAQVAGTVAVTTPAFLLPLLTTERGLSLGQAGLLVAAPSLGMVLTLIAWGALADAIGEHWVITAGLTVTALAGLGAFLSTDLVTLALFFALGGMGAASANAAGGRLVVGWFPARRRGLAMGIRQMAQPLGVAVAALVIPSLAAAGGLGEALVFPLAITALAAALSALFIVDPHRPPLAEGSATGRPANPYRTSAVLWRIHLVSVLLVFPQFVVSTFALVWLITAEGWSPLAAGTIVGISQLVGAVGRIGVGILSDRMGSRMGPLRIVAVAASLSMLVLAGTDVLGWPVLAALAVVAASTITVADNGLAFTAVAELAGGRWSGRALGAQNTAQFLAAAATAPIAGGLIALVGFGGAFGVTAILPLVALPFVPMRDKISGKSL, translated from the coding sequence ATGCACACCACCGCGCCGCCCTTCGAGCGAACGCGCCCCTGGTTCATGTTGGCACTCGGCCTGTTCGCGCAGGTGGCCGGCACGGTCGCCGTGACCACTCCCGCTTTTCTCCTGCCACTGCTCACTACCGAACGAGGACTCTCCCTCGGGCAGGCCGGATTGCTGGTGGCGGCTCCGTCTCTCGGCATGGTTCTCACGCTGATCGCATGGGGCGCCCTCGCCGATGCGATCGGCGAGCACTGGGTCATCACGGCTGGGCTCACAGTGACAGCGCTTGCTGGCCTGGGTGCCTTCCTGTCGACCGATCTGGTCACGCTCGCCCTGTTCTTCGCTCTCGGCGGCATGGGCGCGGCCAGCGCCAACGCTGCCGGTGGTCGCCTCGTCGTGGGCTGGTTCCCGGCCAGGCGCAGAGGGCTGGCCATGGGAATCAGGCAGATGGCGCAACCCTTGGGCGTGGCCGTCGCGGCGCTCGTGATTCCGTCGCTCGCGGCAGCGGGTGGCCTGGGGGAGGCGCTGGTCTTCCCGCTCGCGATCACGGCGCTCGCGGCGGCTCTCTCCGCACTGTTCATCGTCGATCCGCACCGCCCGCCGCTGGCGGAAGGCTCGGCGACGGGGCGCCCCGCCAACCCCTACCGTACGAGCGCAGTGCTGTGGCGCATCCATCTCGTGTCGGTCCTCCTCGTGTTTCCGCAGTTCGTCGTCTCGACGTTCGCCCTGGTCTGGCTCATCACGGCCGAGGGATGGAGTCCTCTCGCGGCCGGGACCATCGTCGGCATTTCACAACTGGTCGGTGCCGTCGGTCGCATCGGGGTCGGAATCCTCTCCGACCGGATGGGCAGCCGCATGGGACCGCTGCGTATCGTCGCGGTGGCCGCGAGCCTGTCGATGCTGGTGCTGGCCGGCACCGATGTTCTCGGGTGGCCAGTGCTGGCCGCTCTCGCGGTCGTTGCCGCCTCGACCATCACGGTCGCCGACAACGGCCTGGCGTTCACTGCGGTAGCAGAGTTGGCCGGCGGCCGGTGGTCGGGCCGGGCCCTCGGCGCGCAGAACACAGCGCAGTTCCTGGCGGCCGCCGCCACGGCGCCGATCGCGGGTGGGCTGATTGCTCTCGTCGGGTTCGGTGGTGCGTTCGGGGTGACAGCGATTCTGCCCCTCGTCGCTCTCCCATTCGTCCCAATGAGGGACAAAATCAGCGGTAAATCCCTTTAG
- a CDS encoding isochorismatase family protein, whose product MNRALIVIDVQNEYIDGSLRVTYPPLGVSVPNILAAMQAATGAHVPIVIVQHVAPESSPIFATGSHGGALLASVAEHPRSLLVDKTEDSAFDGTVLGAWLAAEEVDTITIAGYMTQNCDEATARDAVQRGFGVELLSDATGTLDFANEAGSISAQALHESVLVVLQSGFAAVTTTAEWVDALQTGAALSPSDIFASTAGARTRQTPAAASQETR is encoded by the coding sequence ATGAATCGCGCCCTCATCGTCATCGATGTGCAGAACGAGTACATCGACGGCAGTCTGCGGGTCACGTATCCGCCACTCGGCGTCAGCGTGCCCAACATCCTCGCCGCCATGCAGGCCGCGACCGGCGCTCACGTGCCGATAGTGATCGTGCAGCACGTTGCGCCGGAGTCGTCCCCGATCTTTGCAACAGGCAGCCACGGCGGCGCGTTGCTGGCGAGTGTGGCCGAGCATCCACGCAGCCTTCTCGTCGACAAGACCGAGGACTCGGCTTTCGACGGCACCGTGCTCGGCGCCTGGCTGGCGGCAGAAGAGGTCGACACGATCACGATCGCCGGATATATGACGCAGAACTGCGACGAAGCGACCGCACGCGATGCCGTTCAGCGCGGGTTCGGCGTCGAACTGCTCTCTGACGCCACCGGTACCCTCGACTTCGCGAACGAGGCCGGTTCGATCTCGGCCCAGGCGCTCCACGAGAGCGTGCTGGTCGTTCTGCAGAGCGGTTTCGCTGCGGTCACGACCACGGCCGAGTGGGTGGATGCCCTGCAGACCGGCGCCGCCCTGTCGCCGTCAGACATCTTCGCGAGCACCGCGGGGGCTCGTACGAGGCAGACCCCCGCTGCCGCTTCACAGGAAACCCGATAG
- a CDS encoding SDR family oxidoreductase, with amino-acid sequence MIGKPSRRPFDIVLPELTGKRALVTGANSGLGFETAKRLMAAGADVIITARSAEKGQAALRELQSLASVASPQPARGTVTLASLDLATLASVERLASEVVADGHPLDLLFNNAGVMAVPKRTLTDDGFELQLGTNHLGHFALTGSLLPALMRSDSARVITMSSIMHWMGRIDFDDLQSENHYNAWGAYGQSKLANLMFAKEFARRSASLGWKILSVAAHPGFSRTNLQSSGPNLGREKPSGFMSRMNAAPGMTQSAAEGALPELFAATNPEALGGDYFGPSGFFELTGEPGFAHFAKRADKERPAELLWSMSESLTGVTFPTD; translated from the coding sequence ATGATCGGCAAACCGTCACGCAGACCGTTCGACATCGTGCTTCCCGAGCTCACGGGCAAACGTGCTCTCGTGACCGGGGCCAACTCGGGCCTGGGCTTCGAAACCGCCAAGCGACTGATGGCGGCCGGTGCCGACGTGATCATCACCGCACGTTCTGCAGAGAAGGGCCAGGCGGCCCTGCGCGAGCTGCAGTCTCTGGCGAGCGTCGCGTCGCCACAACCCGCACGGGGAACCGTCACCCTCGCGAGCCTCGATCTCGCCACCCTCGCGTCGGTCGAACGCCTCGCCTCCGAGGTCGTGGCAGACGGGCATCCACTCGACCTGCTCTTCAACAACGCGGGTGTGATGGCTGTGCCGAAACGGACCCTGACCGACGACGGTTTCGAACTGCAGCTCGGTACGAACCACCTGGGGCACTTCGCGCTGACGGGCAGTCTGCTGCCGGCACTGATGCGCTCGGATTCCGCGCGGGTGATCACGATGTCGAGCATCATGCACTGGATGGGACGGATCGACTTCGACGACCTGCAATCGGAGAACCACTACAACGCCTGGGGCGCCTACGGCCAGTCCAAACTCGCGAATCTCATGTTCGCGAAGGAATTCGCTCGCCGGAGTGCATCGCTCGGCTGGAAGATCCTGAGCGTCGCCGCCCACCCGGGCTTCAGCCGCACGAATCTGCAATCGTCGGGGCCGAACCTCGGCCGGGAGAAGCCGTCGGGTTTCATGAGCCGCATGAATGCCGCCCCCGGAATGACCCAGTCGGCGGCAGAGGGCGCGTTGCCAGAACTCTTCGCAGCGACAAACCCCGAAGCCCTGGGTGGCGACTACTTCGGGCCCTCTGGCTTCTTCGAGCTCACCGGCGAACCGGGATTTGCCCACTTTGCCAAGCGCGCCGACAAGGAGCGACCCGCGGAATTGCTCTGGTCGATGTCAGAGTCGCTGACGGGCGTGACTTTCCCGACGGACTGA
- a CDS encoding MFS transporter, protein MAPPFSQALPATAPISVIHQRPAWRDTLVSLRIRNYRLFTFSNLLSMTGTWMQRIAQDWLVLELTGSVAAVGITVAMQFAPMLLFGLFGGVFVDRHSRRSILLATQLALFVLAGALAALTLSGGVQVWQVYVIAFLVGTVTVFDNPARQVFVNELVGPAKLHNAISINSSVFQLGGLIGPALSGALLVAVGAGWSFAINGASCLFVVAALLRLRVDELHPTTPAVRAPGQLREGLRYVVAKPAILWTMVMIAVMSLFTFSMPVLLAAYARDVFEVGAGGYGLFNTLLAVGAFTGAIASTRRLGIRLRTVIFTAGLFGALQAVAGFMPSQVFFCVVLVGVGFANLLFITGANSLVQVSSNMGVRGRVMSVYVLLLLGGQAVGGPLMGWMVETYGAHVGMAVSGLAPVVAAVVIGIVLARQGQLRLRISLRREPRFLSIVTRSPRDEVLVAGQKA, encoded by the coding sequence GTGGCTCCACCGTTCTCGCAGGCACTCCCTGCAACCGCACCCATCAGCGTCATCCACCAGAGGCCCGCCTGGCGCGACACCCTTGTTTCGCTCCGCATTCGCAACTACCGGCTCTTCACCTTCTCGAACCTGCTGTCGATGACCGGCACCTGGATGCAGCGCATCGCTCAGGACTGGCTCGTCCTCGAACTCACCGGCAGCGTCGCGGCCGTCGGAATCACGGTCGCCATGCAGTTCGCCCCGATGCTGCTCTTCGGCCTGTTCGGCGGAGTCTTCGTCGATCGTCATTCCCGACGATCGATCCTTCTGGCCACCCAGCTGGCGCTGTTCGTGCTGGCCGGCGCCCTCGCCGCACTCACCCTCAGCGGCGGTGTGCAGGTCTGGCAGGTCTACGTCATCGCCTTTCTCGTGGGTACCGTCACCGTGTTCGACAACCCCGCACGGCAGGTGTTCGTGAACGAACTCGTGGGACCTGCGAAGCTGCACAATGCCATCAGCATCAACTCTTCGGTGTTCCAGCTCGGTGGTCTCATCGGCCCGGCGCTGAGCGGTGCGCTCCTCGTCGCGGTGGGGGCCGGATGGTCGTTCGCCATCAATGGCGCGAGCTGCCTGTTCGTCGTGGCGGCACTCCTCCGCCTCCGCGTAGACGAGTTGCACCCGACGACTCCCGCCGTCCGCGCCCCGGGCCAGCTTCGCGAAGGACTCCGGTACGTCGTTGCGAAGCCGGCCATCCTGTGGACGATGGTGATGATCGCGGTGATGTCACTGTTCACCTTCTCGATGCCGGTTCTCCTGGCCGCGTATGCACGTGATGTCTTCGAGGTCGGTGCTGGCGGGTACGGGCTCTTCAACACGCTGCTGGCCGTCGGCGCCTTCACGGGCGCCATCGCGTCGACTCGGAGACTCGGCATCCGTCTGCGCACGGTGATCTTCACGGCGGGCCTCTTCGGGGCGCTCCAGGCCGTGGCAGGGTTCATGCCGAGCCAGGTGTTCTTCTGCGTCGTTCTGGTCGGGGTCGGTTTCGCCAACCTGCTGTTCATCACGGGCGCCAACTCGCTCGTGCAGGTCTCCTCGAACATGGGGGTGCGCGGTCGGGTGATGTCGGTGTACGTGCTGTTGCTCCTGGGCGGCCAGGCCGTCGGGGGCCCGCTGATGGGATGGATGGTCGAGACGTACGGAGCCCACGTCGGCATGGCCGTCTCCGGACTCGCTCCCGTCGTGGCGGCCGTGGTGATCGGAATCGTACTGGCGCGACAGGGACAGCTTCGCTTACGAATCAGTCTTCGACGAGAGCCACGATTCCTGAGCATCGTCACACGAAGCCCCCGTGACGAGGTGCTCGTGGCGGGTCAGAAGGCCTGA
- a CDS encoding DUF1345 domain-containing protein yields MSSADNIVPLRHRTATRVVVMMVVGVVAAGIAVAFGLGIEAAVIGWGCAALLYSIWVWARTHRYDAAQTEAHATREDPSRPIAELLILLASLASIGAVVVVLIGSGNQSGVARFGSGALAVTGLTLSWVLVHTLYMLRYASIYYRGTDGGIDFNQDAKPRYTDFAYVAFTIGMTYQVSDTSFQSSEFRSTALRHALLSYLFGAVILAAAINLIAGLAH; encoded by the coding sequence GTGAGTTCTGCCGACAACATCGTTCCCCTCCGTCACCGTACGGCGACCCGTGTCGTGGTGATGATGGTCGTGGGCGTCGTTGCCGCCGGAATAGCCGTAGCATTCGGGCTCGGCATCGAAGCGGCGGTCATCGGCTGGGGATGCGCGGCGCTGCTCTACTCGATCTGGGTGTGGGCGCGGACGCATCGCTACGACGCGGCGCAGACGGAAGCGCACGCGACGCGCGAAGACCCGTCGCGGCCGATTGCGGAGCTGCTGATCCTGCTCGCCAGCCTCGCCAGCATCGGAGCGGTCGTCGTCGTTCTGATCGGGTCGGGCAATCAGTCGGGCGTGGCACGCTTCGGCAGCGGCGCACTCGCCGTCACAGGCCTGACGCTGTCGTGGGTACTGGTACACACGCTGTACATGCTGCGGTACGCCTCGATCTACTACCGGGGAACCGACGGCGGGATCGACTTCAACCAGGACGCGAAGCCGCGGTACACCGATTTCGCCTACGTGGCTTTCACGATCGGAATGACATACCAGGTCTCAGACACGTCGTTCCAGTCCAGCGAATTCCGCTCGACGGCACTCCGGCACGCGCTGCTGTCGTACCTGTTCGGGGCCGTCATCCTCGCCGCGGCGATCAACCTCATTGCGGGGTTGGCGCACTGA
- a CDS encoding LysR substrate-binding domain-containing protein, whose protein sequence is MFEPILLKTFLAVAETHSFTAAAHRLGISQPTVSQHIRKLEVAAGRMLVARDTRDVRMTDNGDAMAGFARTILAAHSAASAYFTGSAMKGRLRFGAADDLAITQLPRILRHFRQLYPQINLELTVNQSTPLYRRLKSGQLDLIFIKRMSDSDEGSLVRRDDLVWVGQEKTLVEPGIPVPLIAYQAPSISRQSAIDALENAGRTWRITCNTREVNGMLAAVRAGLGIAVFPQSLIPDDLVTVGQRFGLPELGHVDFRLLSNPSAPAAPIEALTTAIMGRPLSQPRTV, encoded by the coding sequence GTGTTCGAACCGATTCTGCTGAAGACTTTCCTTGCAGTCGCCGAGACGCACAGCTTCACGGCGGCGGCCCACCGGCTCGGCATCAGCCAGCCGACGGTGAGCCAGCACATCCGCAAGCTCGAAGTGGCGGCCGGGAGGATGCTCGTGGCGCGGGATACCCGCGATGTGCGCATGACCGACAACGGCGACGCTATGGCAGGCTTCGCGAGAACCATCCTCGCCGCCCACTCGGCGGCCTCGGCCTACTTCACCGGATCGGCGATGAAGGGTCGCCTGAGATTCGGCGCGGCAGACGATCTCGCCATCACGCAGCTGCCGCGGATCCTCCGGCACTTCCGCCAGTTGTATCCGCAGATCAATCTCGAGCTCACCGTCAACCAGAGCACGCCCCTCTACCGTCGGCTGAAGAGCGGCCAACTCGATCTGATCTTCATCAAGCGCATGTCCGACTCCGATGAGGGTTCGCTCGTGCGACGCGACGACCTGGTGTGGGTCGGGCAGGAGAAGACGCTGGTCGAGCCGGGCATTCCTGTGCCCCTCATCGCCTACCAGGCGCCGAGCATCAGTCGCCAGAGTGCGATCGACGCCCTGGAGAACGCTGGTCGCACCTGGCGCATCACCTGCAACACGCGCGAGGTCAACGGCATGCTCGCGGCCGTGCGGGCCGGCCTCGGCATCGCAGTGTTCCCGCAGTCGCTCATCCCCGACGACCTGGTCACCGTCGGGCAGCGGTTCGGTCTGCCCGAGCTCGGACATGTCGATTTCCGGCTCCTCTCCAACCCGTCTGCACCCGCTGCGCCCATCGAGGCTCTCACTACGGCGATCATGGGTCGCCCACTGAGCCAGCCCCGGACCGTCTAG